Part of the Plasmodium reichenowi strain SY57 chromosome Unknown, whole genome shotgun sequence genome, TTTTTATCCCATTTTATAGTGACACCAGCTGAGGGCTATTCCACTTTTGCTGGATATGCACATTTATCCTCAGGATTAATAGTAGGATTAAGTTCATTGGTATGTatagaaattataaaaaagagacaatgattatataaaaaaaaaagagaaagaaaaagaaaagaagGCTAAGTTTTCCTTCTTTTGCTTTATATAGtgtataaattttttatttagttttttataacaatttatatgtttatatatatatatatatatatatattttatatagGCTGCCGGTTTAGCTATTGGTATAGTAGGAGATGCAGGTGTAAGAGCAAATGCACAACAAAATAGATTATTTATTGGTATGATTTTGATTCTTGTTTTTTCTGAAACCTTAGCATTATATGGTAAatttcaaaaataaaaataataaaacgaattaaatatatatatatataatataatacatacattttatatatatttttttttttttttttttctttccttTAGGTTTAATTATTGGTATATATATCTCCATCGCAGAAACACCAAAATTATGTGCACCCTATAATgtgtaattttttttttttttattaacaaaattaaatatatataa contains:
- a CDS encoding V-type proton ATPase 16 kDa proteolipid subunit, putative gives rise to the protein FLSHFIVTPAEGYSTFAGYAHLSSGLIVGLSSLAAGLAIGIVGDAGVRANAQQNRLFIGMILILVFSETLALYGLIIGIYISIAETPKLCAPYNV